DNA from Ignisphaera sp.:
TATAAGGTTCTCCTCCATGTAACATAACCAAATCCGGATTATATTTATTAACTAATTCAATAATGTCATGCAAGCCGATATTGAGCACTTGAGAGCTTTTATGATCAAGGTTGGCTTCCCATGGACAAATAGTGCATGAAAGAGGGCACTCAATAAAGTTTATGGCCATAGCAATACCTCCACTACAACAAAATGAGAGGGGTATTTTCTCAACATTGACCAGAGAAATTGATGCCACAGAACTCAATGCCATGTCTTCGACCTCTTGTCGAATTCTCAAACATGATAGTACTTACAAAGCTTTAAAATCGATGATTCGGTTTTAGTAGATTCTTATACTCATTTCTTTGATGCTTTTAACAGCTTTAAAGAATTTGCAATAGATTCCTTAACTTAAACATTGATTATCTGCTAGCTGTATATCGAAGTAAAATTAGCGTTTCTTCCTACATCGATTCATTACTGATAAAAATTCATTTAAATCATCTGGGGAATTTTTCCAAGATTATTGATCCAAGATTCATCAAGTTTATATTTTGTTTTAAATTTCATTGTTATGTGATCTAAATTGTTGCTACCGCTTTCAGGTGTTGCCGGGTCTCTGTTACATGGTTTGCAGAGATCGTGTGGTCTAGAAATTGTTAGTAGTCATCACAAGCTGTTTCCAGATGGCGAGCAGTATATCAGAATACTATCAGAGGTTAGAGACAAAGATGTTATTGTTGTTCAGTCAATGTATCCAAACCAAGATAGCAAAGTTGTGGAGCTTTATCTTGCTATTGAAGCTTTGCAAGGGCTACAAGCATCTGTGTCCACAGTTTTAATCCCCTATATGGCTTATGCTAGGCAAGACAAAAGGTTTCTAAGTGGGGAACCTATAAGTATAAAAGCCATTTATGCTCCACTACATCTATTCAATGTCAGGAGATTGGTTGCTGTAGATACACATTCACAGGATGTGTCAACGCTGGTGGGGATTGAGGTAATAAATATTTTGCCACATGCATATATGATTAAAAGAGCTGGTATCAATGTAGATTTTGTGTTATCCCCAGATAGAGGAGCTCTTCATAGGGCAGAAAATGTAGCAAAAGCTTTTGGCATTGGTTTTGATTATTTGGATAAATTCAGGGATAGGGTCACGGGTGAAATAAAGGTGTCGCCTAAAGATCTTGATGTAAAGAATGCAAATGTTGCAATAGTTGATGATATAATCAGTACAGGGGGCACTATAGCGAAGGCATGCCAAATACTCTATGGTCTTGGGGCAAACAAAGTTTATGCAGTAGTATCACATGCGTTACTAACTGAAAAGTCTATAGAGGTTTTAAGTAAGGCCGGCTTAACCAAATTGGTAATCACAAATAGTATCAAACGTCAAAGCAGTTTGCCGGAGTGGGTTCTTGAAGTAGACTTGAGCGAGTTAATATGCAATGAGCTTAGAAGGGTATTATAGACACATATTACATAAGAATCCTTAGCTAGTGATGTATTTGTGCATGAAAAAATCTTTGTTTTTAAGCTTAGTAATGAGCTTCTCTCAATAGCTCTATCAGAATTCGGCTCCATTATAGTAGCAGATAACCTACCTGCTAAAACCATTCAACAAATTGATGAATTTCTCATAGTTGAGACAGATGAAAAAACGGCTATGCATCTAAGTAGCAGAGCCTCATTGTTACTGGAATCGGGGCGCATAATCGATGTCTTTGATGAAGACGACTTGAGAGGTCTTGGCAATTTAATGATTGATTATTTGAAAAGGCCTGGTACATGTATACACTTTGATGCTATTAGAGGTTTTGGGAAAGAATCAATAAAAAATTTGATGACTCTTCTCAGCGGTTTGAGCTGGAGCAGATGTAGAGAAATTGTTAAGGTGGCTTTTGTTAGTGGTATAGCAGTAATATATGAAGTTATGTATAGAAGAAAAGAGTCGAAATTCCTTGATAGAGAACCTCATAAAAGACCTTGTTACAGGCCAGGAACTATGAAGCCCCAGCTAGCTAGGGCACTTGTAAACTTGGCTAGGCTTTCATCGGTAAGAAAACAAATAATGTTGGATCCCTTTTGTGGTGTTGGTGGTATAGTGCTAGAGGCCTGTTCTATGGGCATACACTCAATATGTAGTGACATAGACATTAAAATGTGTATGTGTGCTAGGGAGAACATAAAGCATTTTAAATGCGATGAAAGAGCTGATGTGATTCTAGGTGATGCTGGTAGAGAGACTATCAGAGGATGCTCGGTAGATGCTGTTGTAACTGATCCTCCATATGGTATACAGAGCTCTCCAAAGGGTTTCGGGATATTGGATCTCCTAAAAAATTTCATCGTTGTTTCATCTGATATTATAAAGAGCGGCGGATACATGGTCTTTGCAATACCGATACAATATGAGTCTGCCATTGATATACATTTGCAGGATCATGGCTTCGAGATAAAGGAGAAACATATTAATAGGGTTCATGGCTCTCTAACGAGACTTATTTATGTGGTGCACAAAATTTGAGACTGATACTTCTAGGCACAGGTGCAACGATTCCTTCTTCCAACAGATTTCTGTCCAGCATACTTTTGTGTAGTGTTAGGGATTGTATGTTGCTTGACTGTGGAGAAGGAACTCAAGTGCGGTTAATAGAAGCAGGCATCGATTTATCTAAAATAGCTTATATCGTAATTACACATTTACATGGCGACCACTTCTACGGT
Protein-coding regions in this window:
- the prs gene encoding ribose-phosphate diphosphokinase, which produces MLLPLSGVAGSLLHGLQRSCGLEIVSSHHKLFPDGEQYIRILSEVRDKDVIVVQSMYPNQDSKVVELYLAIEALQGLQASVSTVLIPYMAYARQDKRFLSGEPISIKAIYAPLHLFNVRRLVAVDTHSQDVSTLVGIEVINILPHAYMIKRAGINVDFVLSPDRGALHRAENVAKAFGIGFDYLDKFRDRVTGEIKVSPKDLDVKNANVAIVDDIISTGGTIAKACQILYGLGANKVYAVVSHALLTEKSIEVLSKAGLTKLVITNSIKRQSSLPEWVLEVDLSELICNELRRVL
- a CDS encoding RsmD family RNA methyltransferase; translated protein: MHEKIFVFKLSNELLSIALSEFGSIIVADNLPAKTIQQIDEFLIVETDEKTAMHLSSRASLLLESGRIIDVFDEDDLRGLGNLMIDYLKRPGTCIHFDAIRGFGKESIKNLMTLLSGLSWSRCREIVKVAFVSGIAVIYEVMYRRKESKFLDREPHKRPCYRPGTMKPQLARALVNLARLSSVRKQIMLDPFCGVGGIVLEACSMGIHSICSDIDIKMCMCARENIKHFKCDERADVILGDAGRETIRGCSVDAVVTDPPYGIQSSPKGFGILDLLKNFIVVSSDIIKSGGYMVFAIPIQYESAIDIHLQDHGFEIKEKHINRVHGSLTRLIYVVHKI